One Marinibacterium anthonyi genomic region harbors:
- the nifD_1 gene encoding Nitrogenase molybdenum-iron protein alpha chain, whose amino-acid sequence MGDALKDKIADVFNEPACGTNLSKSEQQRKKGCAKPLTPGAAAGGCAFDGAKIVLQPIVDVAHLVHAPLACEGNGWDNRGAASSGSDRYRTGFTTDMTELDIVMGHGERKLFRAIRELVEAEQPPAVFVYSTCVPALIGDDIDAVCKVASEKFATPCIPINAPGYVGSKNLGNKLAGEAMLDHVIGTVEPEFTTPYDINIVGDYNLSGELWQVKPLLDKLGIRILGSLAADARYKQVAMMHRARVTMMVCSKALINVARKLEERHGIPFFEGSFYGISDTSDSLRRMCRLLVDQGADTDLLDRCEALIAQEEAQIWADLDPFRPRVAGRKVLLYTGGHKSWSVVAALQELGMEVIGTSIRKATEEDKGRVVDIMGDDKHMFDNMAPKDMYRLLKDAGADVLMSGGRSQFVALKAKMPWVDVNQEKHEPYAGYMGMVDLLNAIDRAVNNPMWAELREPAPWDEPLTESRVLPALSGNCPVTGIPAGASRPVVTTVAPEPAPVTAPAEGVAAFPSSETDFEDC is encoded by the coding sequence ATGGGCGATGCACTGAAGGACAAGATCGCGGACGTCTTCAACGAACCCGCCTGCGGGACGAACCTGTCGAAGTCCGAACAGCAGCGCAAGAAGGGGTGCGCCAAGCCGCTTACCCCCGGCGCCGCCGCCGGAGGCTGCGCCTTTGACGGTGCCAAGATCGTGCTGCAGCCCATCGTCGATGTCGCCCACCTGGTCCATGCGCCGCTGGCCTGCGAAGGCAACGGCTGGGACAACCGGGGCGCGGCTTCTTCGGGGTCGGATCGTTACCGCACCGGCTTCACCACCGACATGACCGAGCTGGACATCGTCATGGGCCACGGCGAACGCAAGCTGTTCCGCGCCATCAGGGAGCTGGTGGAGGCCGAACAGCCCCCCGCCGTCTTTGTCTATTCGACCTGCGTGCCGGCGCTGATCGGTGACGATATCGACGCCGTCTGCAAGGTGGCGTCCGAGAAATTCGCCACCCCCTGCATCCCGATCAACGCGCCGGGCTATGTGGGGTCCAAGAACCTCGGCAACAAGCTGGCCGGAGAGGCGATGCTGGACCACGTCATCGGCACGGTCGAGCCCGAATTCACCACCCCCTACGACATCAACATCGTCGGCGATTACAACCTTTCGGGCGAGCTGTGGCAGGTCAAACCGCTGCTCGACAAGCTCGGCATCCGCATCCTGGGTTCCCTGGCAGCGGATGCGCGTTACAAGCAGGTCGCCATGATGCACCGGGCCAGGGTGACGATGATGGTCTGCTCGAAGGCGCTGATCAACGTCGCCCGCAAGCTGGAAGAACGCCATGGCATCCCCTTCTTCGAAGGCTCGTTCTACGGCATCTCCGACACCTCGGACTCGTTGCGCCGGATGTGCCGCCTGTTGGTGGACCAGGGCGCGGATACCGATCTGCTGGACCGCTGCGAGGCGCTGATCGCGCAGGAAGAAGCGCAGATCTGGGCCGATCTGGACCCCTTCCGTCCCCGCGTCGCAGGCCGCAAGGTGCTGCTGTACACTGGCGGGCACAAGTCGTGGTCGGTGGTGGCGGCGCTGCAGGAATTGGGGATGGAGGTCATCGGCACCTCGATCCGCAAGGCCACCGAGGAGGACAAGGGCCGCGTCGTCGACATCATGGGCGACGACAAGCACATGTTCGACAACATGGCGCCCAAGGACATGTACCGCCTGCTGAAGGACGCGGGCGCCGATGTGCTGATGTCGGGCGGCCGGTCGCAGTTCGTGGCGTTGAAGGCGAAAATGCCCTGGGTCGACGTGAACCAGGAAAAGCATGAACCCTATGCCGGCTACATGGGCATGGTCGACCTGCTGAACGCCATTGACCGGGCCGTGAACAACCCGATGTGGGCGGAACTGCGCGAACCCGCGCCCTGGGACGAACCGCTGACGGAATCCCGTGTCCTGCCGGCGCTGTCGGGCAATTGCCCGGTGACCGGCATTCCCGCCGGCGCGTCCCGCCCGGTGGTGACGACGGTTGCCCCCGAGCCGGCGCCGGTAACGGCCCCGGCCGAGGGGGTCGCCGCCTTCCCGTCCTCCGAAACCGATTTCGAGGATTGCTGA
- a CDS encoding hypothetical protein (putative conserved protein) has translation MIRHYALACVLAMAPVAAMAEGVTHRVAIHVDQNDPQVMNMALNNAQNVAAYYAEQGDEVVIELVTYGPGLQMLVADKSPVKDRIGAMSLELPITFSACGNTIAGMEKAAGHEITLLDEAEVVPSGVVRLIELQEEGYAYVRP, from the coding sequence ATGATCCGACACTATGCGCTGGCATGTGTGCTGGCGATGGCGCCCGTCGCGGCGATGGCCGAAGGCGTGACCCATCGCGTGGCAATCCACGTGGACCAGAACGATCCGCAGGTGATGAACATGGCGCTGAACAACGCGCAGAACGTTGCCGCCTATTACGCCGAACAGGGGGACGAGGTGGTCATCGAACTGGTGACCTACGGGCCCGGGCTGCAAATGCTGGTGGCCGACAAGAGCCCGGTGAAGGATCGCATCGGGGCAATGTCGCTGGAACTGCCGATCACGTTTTCGGCCTGCGGAAACACGATCGCGGGGATGGAGAAGGCCGCCGGCCACGAGATCACATTGCTGGACGAGGCCGAGGTGGTGCCCTCGGGCGTGGTCCGGCTGATCGAGCTGCAGGAGGAAGGGTACGCCTACGTGCGGCCGTGA
- the nifK1 gene encoding Nitrogenase molybdenum-iron protein beta chain, whose product MPQSADKVLDHAPLFQQPEYTEMLANKKVKYECGHPDELVQEIGDWTKSWDYREKNLAREALTVNPAKACQPLGAVFASQGYEATMPFVHGSQGCVAYYRSHLSRHFKEPSSCVSSSMTEDAAVFGGLINMVDGLANTKALYNPKMIAVSTTCMAEVIGDDLNSFIQQAKEKGSVEGSFDVPFAHTPAFVGSHVDGYDNMQKGILSHFWDKAERTAGDSINIIPGFDGFAVANNREIKRMLGEMDVDFTFLSDVSDVYDTPSDGEFRMYDGGTTLEDAKAALNAKATISMQKYCTPKTMEYVSETGQEVATFHYPMGIQATDEFLMKVSELTGKAIPESLKKERGRFVDALADSQAWLHGKTYAIYGDPDFVYAMARFVMETGGEPIHCLATNGSKAWVKEMEALFATSPFGAKAKAWGGKDLWHMRSLMATETVDMLIGNSYGKYLERDIGTPLIRLMFPIFDRHHHHRFPTWGYQGALTTLVKLLDTVFEKLDDDTIIPGETDYSYDLTR is encoded by the coding sequence ATGCCCCAATCGGCGGACAAGGTGCTGGATCACGCACCGCTTTTCCAGCAGCCCGAATATACCGAGATGCTGGCCAACAAGAAGGTCAAGTACGAATGCGGTCACCCGGACGAACTGGTCCAGGAAATCGGCGACTGGACCAAGTCCTGGGACTATCGCGAAAAGAACCTGGCGCGCGAAGCCCTGACCGTGAACCCGGCCAAGGCCTGCCAGCCGCTGGGCGCCGTCTTTGCCAGCCAAGGCTACGAGGCCACCATGCCCTTCGTGCATGGGTCCCAGGGCTGTGTCGCCTATTACCGCTCGCACCTGTCGCGCCACTTCAAGGAACCGTCCTCCTGCGTCTCCTCGTCGATGACCGAGGACGCGGCCGTCTTCGGCGGGCTCATCAACATGGTGGACGGGCTGGCCAACACCAAGGCGCTGTATAACCCCAAGATGATCGCCGTTTCGACCACCTGCATGGCCGAAGTGATCGGGGACGACCTGAATTCCTTCATCCAGCAGGCCAAGGAGAAGGGGTCCGTCGAGGGAAGCTTCGATGTGCCCTTCGCCCATACCCCGGCCTTCGTGGGCAGCCATGTCGACGGCTACGACAACATGCAAAAAGGGATACTTTCCCATTTCTGGGACAAGGCCGAACGCACCGCGGGCGACAGCATAAACATCATCCCGGGCTTTGACGGTTTCGCCGTGGCAAACAACCGTGAAATCAAGCGGATGCTGGGTGAAATGGATGTGGATTTCACCTTTCTCAGCGACGTGTCCGACGTCTATGACACGCCGTCCGATGGCGAATTCCGCATGTACGACGGCGGCACCACGCTGGAAGACGCCAAGGCGGCCCTGAACGCCAAGGCCACGATCTCGATGCAGAAATACTGCACGCCCAAAACCATGGAATATGTCTCGGAAACGGGACAGGAGGTCGCCACCTTCCATTACCCGATGGGCATCCAGGCCACCGACGAATTCCTGATGAAGGTGTCCGAGCTGACCGGCAAGGCGATCCCCGAGAGCCTGAAGAAAGAGCGCGGCCGGTTCGTCGACGCGCTGGCCGACAGCCAGGCCTGGCTGCACGGCAAGACCTACGCGATCTACGGCGATCCGGACTTTGTCTACGCCATGGCGCGGTTCGTGATGGAAACCGGCGGCGAGCCGATCCACTGCCTGGCCACCAACGGGTCGAAAGCCTGGGTCAAGGAAATGGAAGCGCTGTTCGCCACGTCGCCCTTCGGCGCCAAGGCCAAGGCCTGGGGTGGCAAGGACCTGTGGCACATGCGCTCGCTCATGGCGACCGAGACCGTGGACATGCTGATCGGCAATTCCTACGGCAAGTACCTGGAACGCGACATCGGCACGCCGCTGATCCGCCTGATGTTCCCGATCTTCGACCGCCACCACCACCACCGCTTCCCGACCTGGGGCTACCAGGGCGCTCTGACCACGCTGGTCAAGCTGCTGGATACCGTCTTCGAGAAGCTGGACGACGATACGATCATCCCGGGCGAGACCGATTATTCCTACGATCTGACCCGCTGA
- the nifD_2 gene encoding Nitrogenase molybdenum-iron protein alpha chain, protein MAKDHVSGPEDYEAMIEEVLEAYPDKARKKRAKHLQVSQATDEAPDETTGIASKCDTTKSNIKSVPGVMTIRGCAYAGSKGVVWGPVKDMVHISHGPVGCGQYSWSQRRNYYIGKTGVDSFVTMQFTTDFQEKDIVFGGDKKLGKTIDEINELFPLANGTTIQSECPIGLIGDDIEAVAKEKKKEHGKTMVPVRCEGFRGVSQSLGHHIANDAVRDWVFEQEESDNVKTFEPGPYDVNVIGDYNIGGDAWASRILLEEMGLNVVGNWSGDATLAEIERAPKAKLNLIHCYRSMNYICRYMEEKYGVGWMEYNFFGPSQIAASLRAIAKNFDETIQENAEKVIAKYQPLVDDIIAKFRPRLEGKSVMLYVGGLRPRHVVTAYDDLGMVIAGTGYEFGHNDDYKRTGHYVKQGTLIYDDVTGYELEKFIEKVRPDLVGSGIKEKYPVQKMGIPFRQMHSWDYSGPYHGYDGFAIFARDMDLAINNPVWGMYDAPWDAPKAIAAE, encoded by the coding sequence ATGGCCAAAGATCACGTCAGCGGGCCGGAAGACTACGAGGCCATGATCGAGGAAGTCCTCGAAGCCTATCCGGACAAAGCCAGGAAGAAGCGGGCCAAGCACCTGCAGGTGTCCCAGGCCACCGACGAGGCGCCCGACGAGACCACCGGCATCGCGTCGAAATGCGATACCACAAAGTCCAACATCAAGTCGGTTCCCGGCGTGATGACCATCCGCGGCTGCGCCTATGCCGGATCGAAAGGCGTGGTCTGGGGCCCGGTCAAGGACATGGTCCACATCTCGCACGGCCCCGTCGGCTGTGGCCAGTATTCCTGGTCCCAGCGGCGCAACTACTACATCGGCAAGACCGGCGTGGACAGTTTCGTGACCATGCAGTTCACCACCGACTTCCAGGAAAAGGACATCGTCTTCGGCGGTGACAAGAAGCTGGGCAAGACGATCGACGAGATCAACGAGCTGTTCCCGCTGGCCAACGGCACCACGATCCAGTCGGAATGCCCGATCGGCCTGATCGGCGACGACATCGAAGCCGTGGCCAAGGAAAAGAAGAAGGAACACGGCAAGACCATGGTGCCGGTGCGCTGCGAAGGCTTCCGGGGCGTGTCCCAGTCGCTGGGTCACCACATCGCCAACGACGCCGTGCGCGACTGGGTGTTCGAGCAGGAGGAATCCGACAACGTCAAGACCTTCGAGCCCGGGCCCTACGACGTCAATGTCATCGGCGATTACAACATCGGCGGCGACGCCTGGGCGTCGCGGATCCTGCTGGAGGAAATGGGCCTGAACGTGGTCGGCAACTGGTCGGGCGATGCGACGCTCGCCGAGATCGAGCGGGCGCCGAAAGCCAAGCTGAACCTGATCCACTGCTACCGGTCGATGAACTACATCTGCCGCTACATGGAAGAGAAATACGGCGTCGGCTGGATGGAATACAACTTCTTCGGCCCCTCCCAGATCGCCGCCAGTCTGCGCGCCATCGCGAAGAACTTCGACGAGACCATCCAGGAGAACGCCGAGAAGGTCATCGCCAAGTACCAGCCGCTGGTGGACGACATCATCGCCAAGTTCCGCCCGCGTCTGGAGGGCAAGTCGGTGATGCTGTACGTCGGCGGGCTGCGGCCGCGCCACGTGGTCACCGCCTATGACGACCTGGGCATGGTCATCGCCGGCACGGGCTACGAGTTCGGCCACAACGACGACTACAAGCGGACCGGCCATTACGTTAAGCAAGGCACGCTGATCTACGATGACGTGACCGGTTACGAGCTGGAGAAGTTCATCGAGAAGGTGCGCCCCGATCTGGTGGGTTCGGGCATCAAGGAGAAGTACCCGGTGCAGAAGATGGGCATCCCGTTCCGTCAGATGCACAGCTGGGACTATTCCGGCCCCTACCACGGCTACGACGGCTTTGCCATCTTCGCCCGCGACATGGACCTGGCGATCAACAACCCGGTCTGGGGCATGTACGACGCCCCCTGGGATGCGCCCAAGGCGATCGCCGCCGAGTGA
- the nifH gene encoding Nitrogenase iron protein, with protein MSKLRQIAFYGKGGIGKSTTSQNTLAALVEMGQKILIVGCDPKADSTRLILNSKAQDTVLHLAAEMGSVEDLELEDVLKVGFKDIKCVESGGPEPGVGCAGRGVITSINFLEENGAYDDVDYVSYDVLGDVVCGGFAMPIRENKAQEIYIVMSGEMMALYAANNIAKGILKYANSGGVRLGGLICNERQTDKELELAEAMAAKLGSKLIHFVPRDNIVQHAELRRQTVLQYAPESQQAEEYRQLAHKIHNNSGKGVIPTPITMEELEEMLMEFGIMQSEDERLAAIAATEAAAG; from the coding sequence ATGAGCAAACTTCGTCAGATCGCCTTTTACGGCAAGGGGGGGATCGGCAAGTCGACCACCTCGCAGAACACCCTGGCCGCCCTGGTGGAGATGGGTCAGAAGATCCTGATCGTCGGCTGCGACCCCAAGGCCGATTCCACCCGCCTGATCCTCAATTCCAAGGCGCAGGACACCGTGCTGCACCTGGCCGCGGAAATGGGGTCGGTCGAGGACCTGGAACTGGAAGACGTCCTCAAGGTCGGCTTCAAGGACATCAAATGCGTTGAATCGGGCGGCCCCGAGCCGGGCGTTGGCTGTGCAGGGCGCGGCGTGATCACCTCGATCAACTTCCTGGAAGAAAACGGCGCCTATGACGACGTCGATTACGTCTCTTACGACGTTCTGGGCGACGTGGTCTGCGGCGGCTTCGCCATGCCGATCCGCGAGAACAAGGCGCAGGAAATCTATATCGTCATGTCGGGCGAGATGATGGCGCTGTACGCCGCCAACAACATCGCCAAGGGCATCCTGAAATACGCCAATTCCGGCGGCGTGCGCCTGGGCGGGCTGATCTGCAACGAACGCCAGACCGACAAGGAACTGGAACTGGCCGAAGCCATGGCCGCCAAGCTGGGGTCCAAGCTGATCCACTTCGTGCCGCGCGACAACATCGTGCAGCACGCCGAACTGCGTCGCCAGACGGTTCTGCAATACGCGCCCGAAAGCCAGCAGGCCGAGGAATACCGCCAGCTCGCCCACAAGATCCACAACAACTCGGGCAAGGGTGTCATCCCCACCCCGATCACCATGGAAGAGCTGGAAGAGATGCTGATGGAATTCGGCATCATGCAATCCGAAGACGAACGTCTGGCCGCCATCGCGGCGACCGAAGCCGCCGCAGGCTGA
- the lcdH_2 gene encoding L-carnitine dehydrogenase, protein MTRVACVGAGLVGSAWAFVFARGGCDVTVYDARGAEARAHTAELLKRTAGMTGAGPEVAERVRFADTLAGALEGAEHVQESIKEDVGIKRALFAEMDAIAGPDTILASSTSALLGSTFMDIPGAARALVAHPVNPPSLIPLVELCPTPKTSAETVDRTRAFMTDLGMKPVDLKKEIDGFLLNRLQYTLVAEAMHLVGEGYCSAADIDRVLTDGLALRWSTLGPFAVAHLNAAGGFRDFVAHLGGMMRTMGQSAQTDYDWTPEMVEAIHEDLARDIPVEKLPEWQGWRDRNILATRAIQDDAEGRKP, encoded by the coding sequence ATGACCCGGGTCGCCTGTGTCGGGGCCGGGCTGGTCGGATCGGCCTGGGCCTTCGTCTTTGCCCGCGGTGGCTGTGACGTCACGGTCTACGACGCGCGGGGGGCCGAGGCGCGGGCCCATACCGCCGAGCTGCTCAAGCGCACCGCCGGGATGACCGGCGCGGGGCCGGAGGTGGCCGAACGGGTGCGGTTCGCCGATACGCTGGCCGGGGCGCTCGAGGGCGCGGAGCATGTTCAGGAATCGATCAAGGAAGACGTGGGCATCAAGCGCGCGCTGTTCGCCGAGATGGATGCGATCGCGGGGCCCGACACGATCCTGGCCTCGTCGACCTCGGCTTTGCTGGGATCGACCTTCATGGATATCCCGGGCGCCGCGCGGGCGCTGGTGGCGCACCCCGTGAACCCGCCGTCGTTGATCCCGCTGGTGGAATTGTGCCCGACCCCGAAGACCTCCGCCGAGACGGTGGATCGGACGCGGGCGTTCATGACGGACCTGGGGATGAAGCCGGTGGATCTGAAGAAGGAGATCGACGGCTTCCTGCTGAACCGCCTGCAATACACCCTGGTGGCCGAGGCGATGCACCTGGTGGGCGAGGGATATTGCAGCGCCGCCGATATCGACAGGGTTCTGACCGACGGGCTGGCCCTGCGCTGGTCGACGCTGGGGCCCTTCGCGGTGGCGCATCTGAACGCGGCCGGGGGGTTCCGGGATTTCGTGGCCCACCTGGGGGGCATGATGCGGACCATGGGGCAGTCGGCGCAGACGGATTACGATTGGACGCCCGAGATGGTCGAGGCGATCCACGAGGACCTGGCCAGGGACATTCCGGTCGAAAAGCTGCCCGAATGGCAGGGCTGGCGGGACAGGAATATCCTGGCGACGCGGGCGATCCAGGACGATGCGGAGGGGCGCAAGCCCTGA
- the dmlR_10 gene encoding D-malate degradation protein R, translated as MDRLTPLQTFVAVVRAGSFTAAAAALSMPRSTVSLHIKTLEQTLGTRLLKRSTRSLSLTEDGQVLFDRAEDGLRTLTGAMDMVRNRPDRLSGLIRLTAPADFPTSPIARAVTAFRRQHPAVRFRVLLTNTALDLIGDDVDIALRIGSGGGGGARIERRLAPVAWHFCASPDWLDRNALPSGPAQITDFIAPPPGLRAFLERVVLAGRKLPAGAIIADNQLMARDLVLAGAGIGLLPAGLCTDLIGAGRLHLLWPDLITAAPPLNLTFASRADITHRVRAFADVLAGEFR; from the coding sequence ATGGACCGTCTCACCCCCCTGCAGACCTTTGTCGCGGTCGTGCGCGCCGGCAGCTTCACCGCCGCCGCCGCCGCGCTGTCCATGCCCCGGTCCACCGTCAGCCTGCACATCAAGACGCTGGAACAGACCTTGGGCACGCGGCTTCTGAAACGCTCCACCCGGTCGCTGTCGCTGACCGAGGATGGCCAGGTGCTGTTCGACCGGGCCGAAGACGGACTCAGGACCCTGACCGGCGCCATGGACATGGTGCGCAACCGGCCCGACCGGCTGAGCGGGTTGATCCGCCTGACCGCGCCCGCCGATTTCCCGACCTCGCCCATCGCCCGCGCGGTGACCGCGTTCCGCCGGCAGCACCCGGCGGTGCGCTTCCGGGTGCTGCTGACCAACACCGCGCTGGACCTTATCGGCGACGACGTCGATATCGCCCTTCGGATCGGATCCGGCGGCGGTGGCGGCGCGCGCATCGAACGGCGGCTGGCCCCGGTCGCCTGGCATTTCTGCGCCAGCCCCGACTGGCTGGACCGCAACGCCCTGCCCTCCGGTCCGGCCCAGATCACCGATTTCATCGCGCCCCCTCCCGGTCTGCGCGCCTTTCTGGAACGGGTCGTGCTGGCGGGCCGCAAGCTGCCCGCCGGCGCGATCATCGCCGACAACCAGCTGATGGCCCGCGACCTGGTTCTGGCGGGGGCGGGTATCGGGCTTTTGCCCGCCGGCCTGTGCACGGACCTGATCGGTGCGGGCCGCCTGCATCTGCTCTGGCCCGACCTGATCACCGCCGCACCGCCGCTGAACCTGACCTTCGCCAGCCGCGCCGACATCACCCACAGGGTGCGCGCCTTCGCCGACGTCCTGGCCGGCGAATTCCGCTGA
- a CDS encoding Cupin domain protein — MTPQSETQTDTHIDGGPHAGGKLRATDIARFSGIEAAILMGGADAPFSVMEMVVAPGLGAPAHVSPREDKVFHVTDGGFLFLVGEARITAGPGDHLFVGKGQVHGFSARGDGPGRMTLVSTPALHDRFFRALSALDLPHDPAKVAAVCAACDQRIVGPVVGPVIGPVVGPTDKDNVG; from the coding sequence ATGACCCCGCAATCCGAAACGCAAACTGACACGCATATCGACGGTGGCCCGCATGCGGGCGGGAAATTGCGTGCTACCGACATCGCCCGGTTTTCCGGGATCGAGGCCGCCATCCTGATGGGCGGCGCGGACGCGCCCTTTTCGGTGATGGAGATGGTCGTCGCGCCGGGACTGGGCGCGCCGGCGCATGTGTCGCCGCGCGAGGACAAGGTGTTCCATGTGACGGACGGCGGATTCCTGTTCCTGGTGGGGGAGGCGCGGATCACGGCGGGGCCGGGGGATCACCTGTTCGTCGGCAAGGGGCAGGTGCACGGGTTTTCCGCCCGGGGCGACGGGCCGGGGCGGATGACGCTGGTATCGACGCCGGCACTGCACGACCGTTTCTTTCGCGCGCTGTCCGCGCTGGACCTGCCGCATGACCCGGCCAAGGTCGCGGCGGTCTGCGCCGCCTGCGATCAGCGGATTGTTGGGCCGGTTGTTGGGCCAGTGATTGGGCCGGTTGTGGGGCCAACGGATAAGGACAACGTGGGGTGA